A portion of the Scleropages formosus chromosome 15, fSclFor1.1, whole genome shotgun sequence genome contains these proteins:
- the lrrc57 gene encoding leucine-rich repeat-containing protein 57 yields MGNSALKAHLETAQKTGVFQLTGKGLPEFPEELQKLAGNLRTVDLSNNKIEVLPSFIGSFLQLKSLSINCNKLTSLPDEIGKLKKLETLNLNGNQLKQLPASLGQLSALRALSLSGNHFREFPSCLGTLRHLDLLDLSKNHISVVPAEVSSLQVIEINLNQNQLSAVAPELSCCPRLKVLRLEENCLELSAIPVSIFTDSQVSLISLEGNLFEVKKVRDLEGYDKYMERFTATKKKFT; encoded by the exons ATGGGAAACAGTGCTCTCAAAGCTCACCTGGAGACCGCTCAGAAGACCGGAGTTTTCCAGCTGACGGGAAAAGGCCTTCCTGAG TTCCCTGAGGAACTTCAGAAACTCGCTGGAAACCTCCGGACTGTGGATTTATCCAATAACAAGATTGAAGTTTTGCCATCGTTCATAGGCAGCTTTCTCCAGCTGAAGAGTCTCAGCATAAACTGTAACAAACTCA CAAGCCTCCCAGATGAAATTGGGAAACTGAAGAAACTTGAAACCCTGAACCTAAACGGAAACCAACTCAAACAATTGCCAGCATCACTGGGGCAGCTGAGTGCTTTACGCGCTCTGAGCCTTTCTGGGAACCACTTCCGGGAATTCCCCAGTTGCCTTGGCACCCTCCGTCACCTGGACCTCCTGGACTTATCCAAGAACCACATCAGTGTTGTACCTGCAGAAGTGTCCTCTCTACAGGTCATTGAGATCAACCTGAACCAGAATCAG CTCTCAGCAGTGGCTCCGGAGCTGTCTTGTTGTCCTCGACTGAAAGTTCTTCGTCTGGAGGAGAACTGCCTGGAACTTTCTGCCATCCCTGTGTCTATCTTCACTGACTCCCAGGTGTCCCTCATTTCACTAGAGGGCAATCTGTTTGAGGTGAAGAAGGTGAGAGACCTGGAGGGATATGACAAG TACATGGAGCGCTTTACTGCCACCAAGAAGAAATTTACCTGA